One window from the genome of Pseudalkalibacillus hwajinpoensis encodes:
- a CDS encoding alpha amylase N-terminal ig-like domain-containing protein has product MKRGNRRRFSLSLVVVLLIQMLAGAIPGAVKAAAVSPVIDGSSATFIYEGDGSEESILVAGDFTNWQEGALPLEKVDDVWELTIDDLSDGLHQYKFIVGDEWMKDPLNPNGSDNSTFTIGEVKDERIVTLVGDLQDELGASKEWDPTAEETKMEAMGGGFYEFSGELPAGSYEYKIAINQSWGESYGDGGNNLKLTVDEKTKVTFYYHDGTHAIADSTTYTPLKEKSPRLVGSIQPAIDAGAEWSPDQSTALLTDDQFDNVYSFTTSVPKGNYEYKVVLGDKWGDDYPAENAKLNVIEKADVTFFFNADSKEVSTDYSAEGSDGAVNKGSLLHNSWEEAYRAPFGAVKEGKTVTLRLAAKKDDVAKADLYIKNQNTGTSKLISMEKAATNDGKDFWEAKVTPEEKGLYGYKFIVRDGSAKAEYGEDTKQGAAGKAVDTNAELYQLTVFDPGYETPDWMKEAVVYQIFPDRFNNGNEENDDAKETARGHEPIEHQEWGELPDNPRLSDSADYDGDKIWSNDFFGGDIEGIQKKLDYIQSLGVNTLYLNPIAKAASNHKYDAADWKTIDPMFGTPEEFKAFTDELEKRDMHLIMDGVFNHVGDDSIYFDRYGKYDVVGAYEYWSRIYDLMNNEGMSEKDAKVEARKQLEKEGQTFNDEYGFHNWFNIKNEKVKDENGKERYDYQAWWGYDSLPEIKSVEGDAVDYDSELNNEKFSDYIMYDKDSVSKSWLTNGASGWRLDVANEVDMEFWREFRDELKSEEMAGAGATLKDGEEPLILGEIWDDASKYFLGDQYDSVMNYRFEGAILDFLKNGNAASTDEKLMAVQEDYPDEAFHALMNLMGSHDTPRAIYVLGGGTDTYERAEFDPNYDHEIGVQRLKLAAVLQMGYPGAPTIYSGDEAGVTGSKDPDDRRTYPWGDENAELVKHYQAAGAVRTENADLLAYGKLTTLHADGDVYAFARTNDDGAAIIAVNRGTKAQTIELNVKEVVKNNISFTDGLAKDDSVTVKDGKVSVTIPAMTGRMLIADEGQNFERPKAASDLKVSAGEGRATLSWTGDAAKYKVYRSTLQGAMYEEVSVTEDKELTVDGLTNGHSYFFAVTAIDEDGNESVKVETKEPTIPHIEWKEGKYEISSVSVIDDQVLDLSNTFAIEASVKIDGATESSLAEGLIGKLQVKRDGEWQESKATYTGQEEEANGFKAEFRPIEKGTYAYRLAFSTDRGATWKTTNTEEVTFSQNQEDTKAPADAVKLEEPLKESGQVTLNWALEGADTPYLLAVERDGQTVELLDNAEAVTYTDFAVENGKAYTYRIVAYDKAGNQTASNKVTVTPDIVMVDVTFKVHAPDDTPLSAKVTMPGDQNGWSTSAWEMSRNGAVSPDWELQKSFPEGTVLTYKYAKGESWDQEGLADHTRNDKSDDDVSFYGYGAEGTDLKVTVTNQGSNKMVVQDEIFRWIDMPVVVNSPENGAVVEGDTVTFKGNAIKEGNLTINGEKVKVNEDMTFTHEVKLVNGENEIPITIEPSEENKSKIFNNDGGAIGKNTKKYTWKVTSDAGEAESKEPVRIFGDNRYDTAVEISKEGWDEADTVVIARGDNFADALAGAPLAYKLDAPILLTREKGLEKSVISEIKRLGAKKAIILGGTSAVPKFIAYQLEGLDLKVKRIYGDDRFETAANIQASLGGNPDKAVVASGMNFPDALSAASYAAENGYPILFTKQDTVPKATEVALRSVDQAIVAGGEAVVSEKAFSKLPDAKRYAGENRFGTAASIATELNPSQHVFIATGMDFADALTGSVLAAKQEAAMLLVKPDELPSETSEAMEELKADTYTILGGANAVSDDVVEGVK; this is encoded by the coding sequence ATGAAAAGGGGTAATCGAAGGAGATTTTCACTGTCACTCGTCGTCGTTCTTTTGATTCAAATGCTTGCTGGAGCTATTCCTGGAGCAGTGAAAGCGGCAGCAGTTAGTCCTGTCATAGACGGATCATCAGCTACGTTTATTTATGAAGGAGATGGGAGCGAAGAATCGATCCTTGTTGCAGGTGATTTTACAAATTGGCAGGAAGGGGCACTTCCACTCGAGAAGGTAGATGACGTCTGGGAGTTAACGATAGATGATCTATCCGATGGACTTCATCAGTACAAATTTATCGTGGGAGATGAATGGATGAAAGATCCTTTAAATCCAAATGGTAGCGATAATAGTACCTTTACGATTGGCGAGGTGAAAGACGAACGAATTGTCACCCTTGTCGGCGATTTGCAGGACGAGCTAGGTGCTTCAAAGGAATGGGATCCAACAGCTGAGGAAACAAAGATGGAAGCCATGGGAGGAGGGTTTTATGAATTCTCTGGTGAACTTCCAGCTGGGAGTTATGAATATAAAATAGCGATCAATCAATCTTGGGGAGAGAGCTATGGTGATGGTGGAAACAATCTTAAATTAACAGTGGATGAGAAAACAAAAGTAACGTTTTATTATCATGATGGAACACATGCGATTGCAGATTCAACTACTTACACACCGCTAAAAGAAAAATCACCTAGACTTGTTGGCTCGATCCAGCCTGCCATTGATGCAGGAGCAGAGTGGAGCCCTGATCAGTCAACAGCGCTTCTGACTGATGATCAATTTGATAATGTCTATTCCTTTACGACAAGCGTACCAAAAGGGAATTATGAGTATAAAGTGGTGCTTGGCGATAAATGGGGAGACGATTATCCAGCAGAGAATGCAAAGTTGAACGTCATTGAAAAGGCAGACGTCACGTTCTTTTTCAATGCCGATTCAAAAGAAGTAAGCACAGATTATAGTGCTGAAGGGTCAGATGGTGCAGTAAATAAGGGCAGTCTTCTACATAACTCATGGGAAGAAGCTTATCGTGCTCCGTTTGGTGCTGTGAAAGAAGGAAAGACGGTGACGCTACGTCTAGCAGCAAAGAAAGATGATGTAGCGAAAGCCGACCTCTACATCAAGAATCAAAATACGGGTACAAGCAAGCTAATCTCAATGGAGAAGGCAGCTACAAATGATGGGAAAGATTTTTGGGAAGCGAAAGTAACGCCTGAAGAAAAAGGACTTTACGGCTATAAATTTATCGTGCGTGATGGTTCAGCAAAAGCGGAGTATGGAGAAGATACGAAGCAAGGAGCGGCTGGAAAAGCAGTTGATACGAATGCTGAACTTTATCAATTAACGGTCTTCGATCCAGGATACGAAACGCCAGACTGGATGAAAGAAGCTGTGGTGTATCAAATTTTCCCTGATCGATTTAATAATGGAAATGAAGAAAACGATGATGCAAAGGAAACCGCACGTGGTCATGAACCAATTGAGCACCAGGAGTGGGGAGAGCTTCCCGATAATCCAAGGCTTTCGGACAGTGCAGATTATGATGGAGATAAGATATGGAGTAACGATTTCTTTGGTGGGGATATCGAAGGCATTCAAAAGAAGCTTGATTATATTCAATCCCTTGGTGTAAATACCCTTTATTTAAATCCAATTGCGAAGGCAGCATCAAATCATAAATATGATGCAGCGGATTGGAAAACGATTGATCCAATGTTTGGAACACCTGAGGAATTTAAAGCATTTACCGATGAACTTGAAAAACGTGACATGCACCTGATTATGGATGGCGTATTTAATCATGTTGGGGATGACTCCATCTACTTTGATCGCTATGGTAAGTACGATGTCGTTGGGGCTTATGAATATTGGTCTCGTATTTATGACCTAATGAATAACGAGGGCATGAGTGAAAAAGATGCGAAAGTAGAAGCACGAAAACAGCTTGAAAAAGAAGGCCAAACGTTTAATGACGAATATGGCTTTCATAACTGGTTTAATATCAAAAATGAAAAAGTGAAGGATGAGAATGGGAAGGAACGCTACGACTATCAGGCGTGGTGGGGATATGATTCTCTTCCTGAAATCAAAAGCGTTGAAGGAGACGCAGTTGATTATGATAGTGAGTTAAACAATGAGAAATTCTCTGATTACATTATGTATGACAAAGATTCTGTATCGAAATCATGGTTAACAAATGGGGCTTCCGGATGGCGCCTTGATGTCGCAAATGAAGTCGATATGGAATTCTGGCGTGAGTTCCGTGATGAATTGAAATCTGAAGAAATGGCCGGTGCCGGAGCAACGCTGAAGGATGGGGAAGAGCCGCTGATTCTAGGTGAGATCTGGGATGACGCATCAAAATACTTCCTTGGGGATCAATATGATTCCGTGATGAACTATCGTTTCGAAGGTGCTATTCTTGATTTCTTGAAAAATGGGAATGCAGCAAGTACAGATGAGAAGTTGATGGCAGTACAGGAGGATTACCCTGATGAGGCGTTTCATGCGCTCATGAATTTAATGGGGTCTCATGATACGCCGCGTGCAATCTATGTACTTGGTGGCGGAACTGACACGTATGAACGAGCTGAGTTTGATCCGAATTACGATCACGAGATTGGCGTGCAGCGCTTAAAGCTAGCTGCGGTTCTGCAAATGGGTTACCCAGGTGCCCCAACGATTTATTCCGGTGATGAAGCAGGTGTAACGGGTTCTAAAGACCCTGATGATCGTCGCACGTATCCGTGGGGAGATGAAAATGCAGAGTTAGTAAAGCACTATCAAGCTGCAGGAGCTGTTCGTACTGAAAATGCAGATCTTCTTGCATACGGGAAGCTCACAACCCTGCATGCAGACGGGGATGTCTATGCTTTTGCTCGTACGAATGATGACGGTGCAGCAATCATTGCAGTGAACCGCGGTACCAAGGCGCAAACGATCGAGCTAAATGTGAAGGAAGTTGTGAAAAACAACATTTCATTTACAGATGGACTCGCGAAAGATGACAGCGTAACGGTGAAGGATGGTAAGGTTTCGGTAACGATTCCTGCGATGACTGGCCGCATGCTAATAGCTGATGAAGGTCAGAATTTTGAGCGACCAAAAGCGGCTAGCGATTTGAAAGTTTCTGCTGGAGAAGGAAGAGCAACCCTTTCTTGGACAGGAGATGCAGCGAAATACAAAGTGTATCGCTCAACGCTACAAGGGGCGATGTATGAAGAAGTGAGTGTAACGGAAGATAAGGAACTTACCGTTGATGGATTAACTAATGGCCACTCTTACTTTTTTGCCGTAACGGCGATCGATGAGGATGGCAATGAATCGGTAAAAGTGGAAACGAAGGAACCAACGATTCCGCACATCGAGTGGAAAGAAGGAAAATACGAAATTTCTTCAGTTTCAGTCATTGATGATCAAGTGTTGGATTTATCAAACACTTTCGCAATCGAAGCAAGTGTGAAAATAGATGGTGCAACGGAATCAAGTCTTGCAGAAGGATTAATTGGAAAACTTCAAGTGAAGCGTGACGGTGAGTGGCAAGAGTCTAAAGCGACTTACACGGGACAGGAAGAAGAGGCTAATGGATTTAAAGCGGAATTCCGCCCAATTGAGAAAGGGACGTACGCCTACCGACTAGCTTTTTCAACTGACCGTGGTGCTACGTGGAAAACAACGAATACTGAAGAAGTCACGTTCTCTCAAAATCAGGAGGATACGAAGGCCCCTGCAGATGCTGTGAAGCTTGAAGAGCCGTTAAAGGAATCTGGACAGGTAACATTAAACTGGGCACTTGAAGGAGCAGACACCCCTTACTTATTAGCGGTTGAGCGGGATGGTCAAACGGTTGAACTTCTAGATAATGCAGAAGCGGTGACGTACACCGACTTCGCTGTTGAGAACGGCAAAGCGTACACCTATCGCATCGTAGCGTATGACAAAGCTGGAAATCAAACCGCTTCTAATAAAGTAACGGTAACTCCGGATATTGTGATGGTAGACGTAACATTTAAAGTGCATGCGCCTGACGATACACCGCTTAGCGCAAAAGTAACGATGCCTGGTGATCAAAATGGGTGGAGTACAAGTGCATGGGAAATGTCTCGTAATGGAGCGGTATCACCGGATTGGGAACTACAAAAATCTTTTCCAGAAGGAACGGTCTTAACGTACAAATATGCAAAAGGGGAGTCATGGGATCAGGAAGGACTTGCCGACCATACGCGTAATGATAAGTCTGATGATGACGTCAGCTTCTATGGTTACGGAGCAGAAGGTACAGATCTTAAAGTGACGGTAACTAACCAGGGCAGTAATAAAATGGTTGTACAAGATGAAATTTTCCGTTGGATCGATATGCCCGTTGTCGTAAACTCTCCTGAAAATGGTGCCGTCGTGGAAGGCGATACGGTAACTTTTAAAGGAAATGCGATCAAAGAAGGAAACCTAACAATTAATGGTGAGAAAGTAAAAGTGAATGAAGATATGACGTTCACACATGAAGTAAAGCTAGTAAATGGTGAAAATGAAATACCAATTACAATTGAACCATCTGAAGAAAATAAATCTAAGATTTTCAATAACGATGGTGGAGCGATTGGAAAGAATACGAAGAAATATACGTGGAAAGTAACATCTGATGCTGGTGAAGCGGAATCGAAGGAACCAGTGAGGATATTTGGAGATAATCGCTATGATACAGCTGTTGAGATCTCAAAAGAAGGATGGGACGAAGCGGATACTGTTGTTATTGCACGAGGAGATAACTTTGCAGATGCGCTAGCAGGGGCACCACTCGCGTATAAATTAGATGCACCTATTCTTTTAACGCGTGAAAAGGGGCTTGAGAAATCGGTCATAAGCGAAATTAAGCGCCTTGGTGCGAAGAAAGCGATTATTCTTGGCGGGACATCAGCCGTACCGAAATTTATCGCTTATCAGTTAGAAGGACTCGATTTGAAAGTGAAACGAATTTACGGAGATGATCGTTTCGAAACAGCTGCTAATATCCAGGCGAGTCTTGGTGGCAATCCTGATAAAGCTGTCGTAGCAAGTGGGATGAACTTCCCTGATGCTCTTTCTGCCGCATCTTACGCAGCAGAAAATGGCTATCCGATTTTATTTACGAAACAAGACACTGTTCCAAAAGCAACGGAAGTAGCCCTTCGCAGTGTCGACCAGGCGATCGTCGCTGGTGGTGAAGCAGTGGTTAGTGAGAAAGCGTTCAGCAAGCTACCGGATGCGAAGCGCTATGCAGGTGAAAATCGTTTTGGTACAGCGGCGTCAATAGCAACTGAACTTAACCCATCTCAGCACGTGTTCATCGCAACAGGCATGGACTTTGCTGATGCGTTAACAGGTTCCGTTCTAGCTGCTAAACAAGAGGCGGCGATGCTTCTTGTAAAGCCAGATGAATTGCCTTCTGAAACATCTGAAGCCATGGAAGAACTAAAAGCAGATACGTACACTATTTTAGGTGGAGCCAATGCGGTTAGTGATGATGTGGTGGAGGGAGTGAAGTAG
- a CDS encoding transposase, whose translation MARKKRNWFPGAKYHIICRGNRKGPLFEERIDRLKYLLLLEQARLVFPFRLHAYCLMTNHVHLSIETFDHPPGEIMKVINSNYARYFNDKYEYTGHVFQGRYFAELLDSIDYEIDVSKYIHLNPVKARMVVKPADYMWSSYRAYISDRKNPHASPDYILSLFQEPSREAYQRYVENSEPSTPPDLVKQWPERKGSKVYVLSKLPE comes from the coding sequence ATGGCTCGTAAGAAACGCAATTGGTTCCCTGGTGCTAAGTACCATATTATCTGTCGAGGGAATCGAAAAGGACCACTTTTTGAAGAGCGTATTGATCGTCTGAAGTACTTATTACTTTTAGAACAAGCTCGTCTCGTTTTTCCGTTTCGCCTACACGCATACTGTCTCATGACTAACCATGTGCATCTCTCCATCGAAACCTTCGATCATCCCCCTGGTGAAATCATGAAAGTAATCAACTCCAACTATGCAAGATATTTCAACGACAAATATGAGTACACAGGACATGTCTTTCAAGGTCGCTATTTCGCTGAACTTCTCGATTCGATTGATTATGAAATTGACGTGAGTAAATACATCCACCTTAATCCAGTTAAAGCTCGTATGGTAGTAAAGCCAGCGGACTATATGTGGAGCAGTTATCGTGCGTACATTTCTGATCGCAAGAATCCACACGCTTCCCCAGATTACATACTCTCACTTTTTCAGGAACCTTCCCGGGAAGCTTACCAGCGTTATGTCGAGAATAGTGAACCCTCAACACCACCAGACCTTGTTAAACAATGGCCAGAGCGAAAAGGTAGCAAAGTGTATGTGCTCTCCAAACTTCCAGAGTAA
- a CDS encoding DNA-processing protein DprA, whose translation MERWIWLSSIPHVGPVTQKKLLTAFGTPERVYDASLSELQNVRGISRLAREAIMATRSLEKPKRVLELVQQKEIWLLPRDDPLYPVYAKNVPESPVLLYYKGHIKPSLPSVAIVGSRSCSNQARRAAKELSTKLSSLNIPVISGLAKGIDHAAHTACLANCGQPIAFVANGVDTCYPKEHRSLFEAISIEGAVISQYPPGTVPTPKQFIQRNALISAWSSHVVIMEAKVKSGAMTTAHFARKQARNVSVFNSNDARFRQGTNCLMKQGIRPYIDFHSIENELENPYTLESPN comes from the coding sequence ATGGAGCGCTGGATCTGGCTAAGTTCGATTCCGCATGTGGGTCCGGTGACACAAAAAAAGCTGTTGACCGCTTTCGGAACTCCTGAACGAGTCTATGATGCCTCTCTCTCTGAACTCCAGAATGTCCGTGGAATCTCTCGCCTTGCACGCGAAGCAATAATGGCTACCCGTTCACTTGAGAAACCAAAGCGCGTTCTCGAACTTGTTCAGCAAAAGGAGATCTGGCTATTACCCCGAGATGACCCGCTTTACCCTGTATATGCAAAAAATGTTCCTGAATCGCCCGTTCTCTTATATTACAAAGGTCATATCAAGCCAAGCTTACCTTCTGTCGCAATAGTTGGTTCCCGTTCTTGTTCTAATCAGGCGCGACGTGCTGCGAAAGAGTTATCCACCAAACTCTCAAGCCTGAACATCCCTGTTATTAGTGGTCTCGCTAAAGGAATCGATCATGCTGCTCACACTGCCTGCCTCGCAAATTGTGGGCAACCGATTGCTTTTGTTGCAAATGGAGTTGATACTTGTTACCCGAAAGAGCACCGCTCGCTCTTCGAAGCAATATCAATTGAAGGCGCTGTCATATCGCAGTATCCACCTGGCACAGTACCTACACCAAAGCAATTTATTCAGCGAAATGCGTTAATCAGTGCGTGGTCAAGTCATGTCGTGATTATGGAAGCTAAAGTGAAAAGTGGTGCTATGACGACAGCTCACTTTGCGCGGAAGCAAGCAAGAAACGTCTCTGTTTTCAATAGCAATGATGCTCGATTTAGGCAGGGGACAAACTGTCTAATGAAGCAAGGTATACGTCCTTATATTGATTTTCATTCAATTGAAAACGAATTAGAAAACCCATATACTCTTGAGTCACCAAACTAG